From one Ahaetulla prasina isolate Xishuangbanna chromosome 18, ASM2864084v1, whole genome shotgun sequence genomic stretch:
- the PLOD1 gene encoding procollagen-lysine,2-oxoglutarate 5-dioxygenase 1 — MSLPPLLLLLLFLTPLEVGSHKAEDDNLLVFTVATKETEGFKRFRSSAQVFNYNLKVLGLGEEWHEREGQRTAGGQKIRLLKSALEAYADKEDLVVLFTESYDVIFASGPAEILKKFQQAKSKVVFSSEALIYPDRRLEAKYPVVQEGKRFLGSGGFIGYAPYLSQLVADWQGPDSDSDQLFYTKVFLDPEKRKTINITLDHRCRIFQNLNGALDEVALKFENGQVRVRNLAFDTLPVVIHGNGPTKLQLNYLGNYIPRSWTFETGCTVCKEGLKNLSGLKEDSLPLIVIGVFIEQPTPFLDQFFKRLQLLRYPKKKIHLFIHNHEEHHLSQVSSFVDKHGQEYRSLKVMGPEDNLENAEARNLSMNLCKRNPACEYYFSLDAEVVLKNVETLQFLMEQNKFVIAPLVSRIGKLWSNFWGALSPDGYYARSEDYRDIVQRRRIGLWNVPYISSVYLMKGSVLRSQFAQLDLFHSGKQDADMALCHNIREQGVFMFLTNQQPFGHILSLENYQTSHLHNDLWQIFSNPEDWNEKYIHPNYTDALKGKLVETPCPDVYWFPLFTDTACDELVEEMEHFGQWSKGGNKDQRILGGYENVPTIDIHMNQVNFEREWYRFLLDYIAPITEKFYPGYYTQTQFELAFVVRYKPDEQPSLMPHHDASTFTINIALNRVGIDYEGGGCRFIRYNCSIQAPRKGWTLLHPGRLTHYHEGLPTTKGTRYIAVSFLDP; from the exons ATAATTTATTGGTCTTCACTGTGGCCACCAAAGAGACGGAAGGCTTCAAACGCTTCAGAAGTTCAGCCCAGGTTTTTAACTATAATCTCAAG GTTCTGGGACTAGGCGAAGAATGGCATGAGCGAGAGGGCCAGAGGACAGCAGGTGGACAGAAGATCCGCCTTTTGAAATCGGCTTTGGAAGCGTATGCAGATAAAGAAGATTTGGTGGTCCTTTTCACTGAGAG CTACGACGTCATCTTTGCTTCAGGGCCCGCAGAAATCCTGAAAAAGTTCCAGCAGGCCAAGTCAAAAGTTGTCTTTTCGTCGGAGGCTCTCATCTATCCGGACCGGAGGTTGGAAGCCAAGTACCCGGTGGTCCAAGAAGGGAAAAGATTCCTGGGATCTGGAG GATTCATAGGTTATGCTCCGTATCTCAGCCAGCTTGTGGCCGACTGGCAAGGCCCGGACAGCGACAGCGACCAGCTGTTTTACACCAAGGTGTTCCTGGACCCTGAAAAGCGG AAGACCATCAACATCACTTTGGATCATAGGTGTCGGATCTTCCAAAACCTTAACGGCGCTCTAG ACGAAGTGGCTCTCAAATTCGAAAACGGCCAGGTGAGAGTGCGGAATCTGGCCTTCGATACCCTCCCTGTTGTGATTCATGGAAACGGACCCACCAAG TTGCAGCTGAATTACCTGGGGAACTACATCCCTCGGTCCTGGACCTTTGAGACGGGCTGCACCGTTTGCAAAGAAGGCTTGAAGAATCTCAGCGGCTTGAAA GAAGACTCCCTTCCTCTGATCGTGATTGGCGTCTTTATTGAGCAGCCCACCCCTTTCCTCGACCAGTTCTTCAAAAGGCTCCAGCTTCTCCGCTATCCGAAAAAGAAAATCCACTTGTTCATCCACAATCAC GAGGAACATCACCTGTCTCAGGTGAGCTCCTTTGTGGACAAGCACGGCCAGGAGTATCGCTCCCTGAAAGTGATGGGGCCGGAGGATAACCTGGAGAACGCCGAAGCTCGCAACTTGAGCAT GAATCTGTGCAAGCGGAATCCCGCGTGTGAATATTATTTCAGCCTAGATGCCGAGGTGGTGCTCAAGAACGTAGAAACCCTGCAGTTCCTGATGGAGCAGAATAA GTTTGTGATCGCCCCTCTCGTGAGCCGCATCGGGAAGTTGTGGTCGAACTTCTGGGGGGCCTTGAGTCCCGATGGCTATTATGCCCGCTCAGAGGATTATAGGGACATTGTCCAAAGGCGGAGGAT tGGCCTCTGGAATGTCCCATACATTTCTAGCGTCTACCTGATGAAGGGCAGCGTCCTGAGGTCGCAATTCGCCCAGCTGGACCTTTTCCATAGCGGCAAACAAGACGCCGATATGGCTCTGTGCCATAACATTCGTGAGCAG GGGGTGTTCATGTTCTTGACAAACCAGCAGCCGTTCGGGCACATCCTGTCCTTGGAGAATTATCAGACGAGCCACCTGCATAACGATCTCTGGCAAATCTTCAGCAACCCGGAG GACTGGAATGAGAAATACATTCACCCAAACTACACGGACGCCTTAAAAGGGAAATTGGTAGAAACG ccctgcccagatGTCTACTGGTTCCCCTTATTCACCGATACGGCTTGCGACGAGCTGGTTGAAGAGATGGAACACTTTGGCCAGTGGTCCAAGGGAGGCAACAAG GACCAGAGGATTTTAGGGGGCTACGAGAACGTCCCGACCATTGACATCCACATGAACCAGGTCAACTTCGAGCGAGAATGGTACAGATTCCTCCTGGATTACATCGCGCCCATCACTGAGAAATTCTACCCAGGCTATTATACCCAG aCCCAGTTTGAGCTCGCCTTTGTCGTCCGGTACAAACCGGACGAGCAGCCGTCCCTGATGCCGCATCATGATGCTTCCACGTTTACCATCAACATCGCCTTGAATCGCGTCGGGATCGATTATGAA GGCGGGGGCTGCCGCTTCATCCGTTACAACTGCTCCATCCAAGCCCCCCGGAAGGGGTGGACCCTCCTGCACCCGGGCCGCCTGACGCATTACCACGAGGGCCTCCCCACCACCAAAGGGACTCGCTACATCGCCGTCTCCTTCCTCGATCCCTAG